The following coding sequences lie in one Glycine soja cultivar W05 chromosome 16, ASM419377v2, whole genome shotgun sequence genomic window:
- the LOC114390015 gene encoding uncharacterized protein LOC114390015, producing MSEDCPKRMTLEDYSSPIIPQYFTSIAIPEVQAANFLYPYSLIQLIQGNLFHGLPSEDPYAHLATYIDICSTVKIAGVPENATRLNLFSFSLAGKAKLWLRSFKGNSLRTWEEVVEKFLKKYFPESKTVEGKREISSFHQFLDESLSEALDRFRGLLRKTPTHGYSEPVQLNIFIDGLQPQSKQLLDASAGGKIKLKTPEEAMELIENMAASDHAILRDHTYAPTKRSLLELTTQDAILAQKKLLSQQLEALTETLYKLPQQLQVVSPSHSSIMQVRGCHICGGTHESGLCMVKDEVSNEVNYMGSHNHQGFHQRGPPGFYQSDNFLQDHDWRYYPSNNFNQRGSPYQHPSQGPSHQEKPPISIEEKLLSFIQETRANTQETKAFIQETRSHQKSTDAAIRNLEIQIGQLAESIAEKPTETFAVNTEMKPKEDYKVIFIEKEEKEKKTEEDVRDEEGEKKEETERNEEKAQQWEKYSQVEIQQESILQVNTPPHQLIVKEERHGKHEKTLSVILSLIATTSLAIMWKVLPEYTNFMASLTKRRKCKEDVFYVTFMPP from the coding sequence ATGTCAGAAGATTGTCCAAAGAGGATGACGCTAGAGGATTACTCTAGTCCTATTATACCTCAATACTTCACCAGCATAGCCATACCAGAGGTGCAGGCGGCCAACTTCTTATATCCATATTCCTTGATCCAGCTGATTCAAGGGAATCTATTTCACGGCCTACCAAGTGAAGATCCATACGCACACCTGGCCACATACATCGACATTTGCAGCACGGTGAAGATAGCCGGGGTTCCTGAAAATGCAACACGCCTcaatcttttctctttttcactagCAGGTAAAGCAAAATTATGGCTTCGCTCGTTTAAGGGGAATAGCCTGCGGACATGGGAAGAAGTTGTAGAGAAATTCTTAAAGAAATACTTTCCAGAATCAAAGACTGTTGAAGGGAAGAGGGAAATCTCTTCCTTCCATCAATTTCTCGATGAATCCCTTAGCGAGGCACTTGACCGCTTCCGCGGACTGCTAAGGAAGACGCCTACACATGGGTACAGTGAACCGGTGCAACTAAACATCTTCATAGATGGCCTGCAACCACAATCAAAGCAATTACTAGATGCATCCGCAGGAGGGAAGATCAAGCTAAAGACACCGGAGGAGGCAATGGAACTCATAGAAAACATGGCAGCTAGTGATCACGCCATTCTTCGTGATCACACATATGCACCAACAAAGAGAAGCCTTCTAGAACTAACCACTCAAGATGCAATCTTGGCTCAAAAGAAGTTGTTGTCCCAACAATTAGAAGCCCTGACAGAGACCCTCTACAAACTTCCACAGCAACTACAAGTGGTAAGTCCTTCTCACTCTTCTATTATGCAGGTAAGGGGATGTCACATATGTGGAGGAACACATGAGTCAGGCTTATGCATGGTCAAAGATGAAGTATCCAATGAAGTTAACTACATGGGCAGCCATAATCATCAAGGATTCCATCAAAGAGGACCACCAGGATTCTATCAGAGCGATAATTTTTTGCAGGACCACGATTGGAGATATTATCCAAGTAATAACTTCAACCAAAGGGGTTCACCCTATCAACATCCTAGCCAGGGTCCGAGTCATCAAGAGAAGCCGCCTATCAGTATAGAGGAAAAGCTATTAAGCTTCATCCAAGAAACAAGGGCAAACACTCAAGAGACAAAGGCATTCATCCAGGAGACGAGATCACACCAAAAGAGCACAGATGCAGCCATCAGAAACCTGGAGATACAAATAGGCCAACTAGCTGAGTCAATTGCTGAAAAGCCCACTGAAACCTTTGCGGTAAATACTGAGATGAAGCCCAAAGAGGATTACAAGGTAATTTTCattgagaaagaagagaaagaaaagaaaactgaggaAGATGTGCGTGATGAGgaaggagaaaagaaggaagaaacagAAAGAAATGAGGAGAAAGCACAACAATGGGAGAAGTACTCACAAGTAGAAATTCAGCAAGAAAgtattctccaagtcaatacccCTCCTCATCAACTAATTGTCAAGGAAGAAAGGCATGGAAAACATGAGAAAACCTTAAgtgtcattctttccttgatcGCTACCACTTCTCTTGCAATAATGTGGAAGGTGCTTCCAGAATACACGAATTTCATGGCGTCTCTAACTAAGAGGCGAAAATGCAAGGAAGATGTGTTCTACGTGAccttcatgccaccttga
- the LOC114390717 gene encoding UDP-glycosyltransferase 1-like, with translation MTMKDSIVLYSALGRGHLVSMVELGKLILSHHPSLSITILFLTPPPNQDTPTSPTAFTCDATAKYIAAVTASTPSITFHRIPQISILTVLPPMALTFELCRATGHHLRRILSYISQTSNLKAIVLDFMNYSAARVTNTLQIPTYFYYTSGASTLAALLYQTIFHETCTKSLKDLNTHVVIPGLPKIHTDDMPDGAKDRENEAYGVFFDIATCMRGSYGIIVNTCEAIEESVLEAFNEGLMEGTTPKVFCIGPVISSAPCRKDDNGCLSWLNSQPSQSVVFLSFGSMGRFSRTQLREIAIGLEKSEQRFLWVVRSEFEEGESAEPPSLEELLPEGFLDRTKEKGMVVRDWAPQAAILSHDSVGGFVTHCGWNSVLEAICEGVPMVAWPLYAEQKLNRVILVEEMKVGLAVEQNNNGLVSSTELGDRVKELMNSDRGKEIRQRIFKMKNSATEAMTEGGSSVVALNRLVEIWREH, from the coding sequence ATGACCATGAAGGACTCCATAGTTCTATATTCAGCTTTGGGAAGAGGACACCTTGTTTCAATGGTGGAACTAGGTAAACTCATACTAAGCCACCACCCTTCACTTTCCATCACCATTCTTTTCCTAACCCCACCCCCCAACCAAGACACCCCCACCTCCCCCACCGCCTTCACCTGCGACGCCACCGCCAAATACATCGCCGCCGTCACCGCCTCCACCCCCTCCATCACCTTCCACCGCATCCCTCAGATCTCCATCCTCACCGTCCTCCCTCCCATGGCCCTCACCTTCGAGCTCTGCCGCGCCACCGGCCACCACCTCCGCCGCATCCTCAGCTACATCTCCCAAACCTCAAACCTCAAAGCAATAGTCTTGGACTTCATGAACTACAGCGCCGCACGTGTCACCAACACGCTTCAAATCCCCACTTACTTCTACTACACTTCCGGCGCCTCCACCCTCGCCGCTCTTCTTTATCAAACCATCTTTCACGAAACCTGCACCAAGTCCCTCAAGGACCTCAACACGCACGTTGTAATCCCAGGGTTACCGAAAATTCACACTGATGACATGCCAGACGGAGCGAAAGATCGTGAAAACGAAGCTTACGGGGTTTTTTTTGACATAGCCACGTGCATGAGGGGCAGTTACGGGATTATAGTAAACACGTGTGAAGCCATCGAAGAGAGTGTGTTGGAAGCGTTCAACGAAGGGTTGATGGAAGGAACCACGCCGAAAGTGTTTTGCATTGGACCCGTGATTTCTTCTGCTCCTTGTAGAAAGGATGATAACGGGTGTCTGAGTTGGTTAAACTCGCAACCGAGTCAGAGTGTTGTGTTTTTGAGTTTTGGAAGCATGGGAAGATTCTCGAGGACTCAGTTGAGAGAGATTGCTATTGGGTTGGAGAAGAGTGAACAAAGGTTTCTGTGGGTCGTGAGGAGCGAGTTCGAAGAGGGTGAGTCGGCGGAGCCACCGAGTTTGGAGGAGTTGTTACCAGAAGGGTTTTTGGATAGGACTAAGGAGAAGGGAATGGTGGTGAGGGACTGGGCCCCACAGGCGGCGATTCTGAGTCATGACTCGGTGGGTGGGTTCGTGACTCACTGCGGGTGGAACTCGGTGTTGGAAGCGATTTGTGAAGGGGTTCCAATGGTGGCGTGGCCTTTGTACGCGGAGCAGAAGCTGAATAGGGTGATTTTGGTGGAGGAAATGAAGGTGGGGTTGGCGGTGGAGCAGAACAATAACGGGTTAGTGAGTTCCACCGAGTTGGGTGACCGAGTCAAGGAGCTCATGAACTCGGATAGGGGAAAAGAGATTAGACAGAggattttcaaaatgaaaaacagTGCCACCGAAGCAATGACTGAAGGTGGATCCTCAGTAGTTGCATTGAATAGGTTGGTAGAAATATGGAGGGAGCATTAA